Below is a window of Chryseobacterium arthrosphaerae DNA.
CAAAGAATGGATACAATAATCCTGCCGCTACGGGAACTCCCAGTACATTATATATAAATGCGAAGAATAAGTTTTCTTTGATGTTTTTAAGAAGCTTCTCGCTTAAGAGCTTTGCTTTTGCAACGCCAAGAATATCTCCTTTCAGTAATGTGATTTCTGCACTTTCAATGGCAACATCGGTTCCTGTTCCCATAGCAATTCCTACATCAGATTGCGCAAGGGCAGGAGAGTCGTTGATCCCGTCTCCGGTCATGGCTACGATTTTGCCCTGTTGCTGTAATCTTTTGACTTCATTCAGTTTATCTTCGGGAAGACAGTTGGCTTTGAAATGTTTGATCCCCAACTCCTCAGCTACAGCTTTAGCAGTATGTTCATTGTCACCGGTCATCATAATGACATCAATACCTTCGCTCATCAGCTGCTTTACCGCTTTCTTGGAGCTTTCTTTGATTTTATCTGTGAAACTGATGAATCCTAAAACCTGTTGATCCTCTGCGATATAAGAGATCGTATGCGCTTTGGACTGTACTTCTGTGGCTTTTTGTTTTAAGCTGTCCGGAATGCTGATCTGATGCGAAGTAAGAAGGTTTTCATTACCCAGGTAAGCTGTTTTGCCATTGATTTTTCCTTTTACTCCTTTTCCGGAAATATTTTCGAACTGATCTACTTTTTCTGCAGCTGTATTTTCATCCTTTGCTTTTTTGATAACGGCATTGGAAAGCGGGTGTTCCGAATTTTGATTTAATGAAAAAGCCAGCTTTAAAATCTGATTTCTATCTCCGTTATGGATTGTTTCAATATACTCTACAGATGGTTTTCCTTCCGTTAATGTGCCGGTTTTATCAGTAATCAGGACATTGACCTTATTCATCTGCTCCAGGGCTTCAGCGTTCTTGATCAGGATACCATTTTTGGCCCCTTTTCCAATTCCTACCATCAGAGACATCGGAGTTGCCAGTCCAAGGGCACACGGACATGCTACGATCAGTACTGCAACAGCATTTACGAAGGCAAACAAGCTTCTTTTTCCTTCAGGTCCGAAGAACTGCCACAGAACAAAAGTAAGTACTGCGATAAGGATCACTACAGGGACAAAAACTTTTGAAACTTTATCCGTCAGTTTCTGAATAGGAGCTTTGCTGCGGCTGGCTTCATTCACCATTTTGATGATCTGGGAAAGCAGGGTTTCATCACCTACCTTTTCAGCTTTCATAATGAATACCTGGTTGCCGTTGAGGGTTCCTGAAGAGACTTTGTCATCGGTCGTTTTTTCAACCGGTACAGGTTCTCCGGTAATCATACTTTCATCTACGATTGAGCTTCCTTCCACGATTTTCCCGTCAACCGGAATTTTTTCACCCGGTTTTACTTTTAAGAGGTCCCCGATTTTTACCTGGGAAAGAAGAACTCTTTTTTCTTCTCCGTTTACCATAAGGTTGGCTTCATCAGGCGAAAGATTCATGAGTTCTTTGATGGCATTTCCTGTTTTTTTATGCGCTGCCGCTTCCATAAGCTGTCCTAAAATAACCAATGTTAAAATAACACAGACCGCCTCAAAATACAATGGAATTTCATGATTGTGCCCCCGGATCTCATGAGGAATCATATCCGGAAAAATCAAAGCCACAATGCTGAAGATAAATGCAGCTGCAACCCCCAGTGCAATAAGGCTGAACATATTAAGATTCCATGTTTTAAAAGAAGTCCAGCCTCTTTTTAACAGGAACCAGCCGGAATAAAACATTACCGGAAGGGTAAGTGCCAACTCAATAAATCCCTGGATCTGATGTGAAAACGGAAAATTGATAAACATTCCACCCATCGAAAGAATAAAAACAGGGATGGTAAAGGCTAATGAGATGATGAATTTCCTTTTCAGGATATTGTAGGTCTCGTCCTCTTCATCCTCACCGGAATCCGGCATTCTTACCAGATCCATTCCGCAGATCGGGCAGTCTCC
It encodes the following:
- a CDS encoding heavy metal translocating P-type ATPase, translating into MERQYKILGMTCSGCQKKIANQLNSVQGVTADVNLENHIATITSEHEIELSALNDALAEIGKYRLEDPDQPENTFVKPQDRVSPSSVYYCPMECEGEKVYFKQGERCPVCKMYLVPVEEKTAKDPHHKPTYSSSNLPGNFKDSVGKYYCPMFCEGDKVYDEKGDCPVCHMHLEEITNDLVKNAKSHSHSHSHSHSHSHSHSHNHNHHHDHHHHNHHHEAPRVTDEMAGRYYCPMYCEGDKTYDSNVGCPVCGMDLVKYPEKKTAQYTCPMHPEIIRDEPGDCPICGMDLVRMPDSGEDEEDETYNILKRKFIISLAFTIPVFILSMGGMFINFPFSHQIQGFIELALTLPVMFYSGWFLLKRGWTSFKTWNLNMFSLIALGVAAAFIFSIVALIFPDMIPHEIRGHNHEIPLYFEAVCVILTLVILGQLMEAAAHKKTGNAIKELMNLSPDEANLMVNGEEKRVLLSQVKIGDLLKVKPGEKIPVDGKIVEGSSIVDESMITGEPVPVEKTTDDKVSSGTLNGNQVFIMKAEKVGDETLLSQIIKMVNEASRSKAPIQKLTDKVSKVFVPVVILIAVLTFVLWQFFGPEGKRSLFAFVNAVAVLIVACPCALGLATPMSLMVGIGKGAKNGILIKNAEALEQMNKVNVLITDKTGTLTEGKPSVEYIETIHNGDRNQILKLAFSLNQNSEHPLSNAVIKKAKDENTAAEKVDQFENISGKGVKGKINGKTAYLGNENLLTSHQISIPDSLKQKATEVQSKAHTISYIAEDQQVLGFISFTDKIKESSKKAVKQLMSEGIDVIMMTGDNEHTAKAVAEELGIKHFKANCLPEDKLNEVKRLQQQGKIVAMTGDGINDSPALAQSDVGIAMGTGTDVAIESAEITLLKGDILGVAKAKLLSEKLLKNIKENLFFAFIYNVLGVPVAAGLLYPFFGILLSPMIAAAAMSFSSLSVILNSLRLNSVDLDIK